ACAACAGGAACCCACCATTTGCTAAACAGGGTTTGTAACGTCATTCTCTGGCAGGTGTCCTAATGATTGTATGTGGATAATGTTTTATGTTAACGATATGTATCAATCAGACGTCGGAGGTATAACCTCTGAGGCTCCATTTGAAGGGCAGTTTCCCATGCCTCTACAGCTCCAACCGGGTTGCCAAGTGCATTTAAAATATGGCCCAGATGTTCATAATGCATTGCTGTTCCGTCGCGCTGAATGGCTAACATAATGTACTGATACGCTTTTTCCATTTTCCCGGATTTATACATTACCCAAGCATAGGTATCAAGAAATGCGGCATTCCCGGGCTGCGCCTGCAGGGCCGTCCATGATAAGTGCTCTGCAGTATCCAACCCACGGCCCCGATTCACCAGCGAAAATGCATAGTTGTTGGCTGCTACCGGCTGACGTGGATTAAGCGCCAGTGCATTCCTGTATGCTGCATCACTTTGAGCATCATCACCATGCAAATCATGGAGTATCCCCAGTTGAATCCAGGCATCAACCAACGAAGGGTTAGAGGTTACGGCATTGGTATAATGTGTTATTGCACCCACTGTATCATGCAACGCAAAACGAATATCTCCCAACAACATATCTGCTCTTGGGTTTGATGTTTCGTTCAGGTTTGAACGGAGAAACTGCGATGCCAGCATCGGCTGCTGCATTCGAAGACAAAGGTCACCAATGTGCAGAATAACGTCAAAACGATTGTAGGGACTGCTTTGGCGGGCTGCCATCTGAAGCAAAACCTCAGCTTGCTGAGCATTGTTAGATCGTAATGCAATCGTTCCGGCTGTTAATAAACAATTATAAGAGTTTGGACGGAGAGCGATGGTTTTATCCAGTACTGCAGGCAACTCGGATTGCATTTGCTGCACAATATCACTATCATCATAGATCGTACGCAACAAGCACATCCAGCGGTCATAACCATCGTATTCCTGCAAGGTCGTACCACCATCCTGAGCTAGAGCCATTGCTTCTTCAAACCGTCCGGCCTGCATGTATGCCTGTATCAGGTCGGAAATGATGCCTGGGTTTCCACGGTCGAGCTGGTTAGCTTTTTCAAGAACTGATATTCTCCGCTGAGTCAGTCCCTGTCTCTTGTACAGTTTTGATAACCGAAGATAAATATCAGCATTGGGACTGCTACGCACCAGAAGTTCATAGATTTCTGATGCCCGCTTCGCATTGGTTGGTTCAAGCAGACGCCCAAATGTAAACAGCTGCCGTTCGGTTGGATGTAGGCTAAGAATCTGCTCATAGGCCTGGACACCCTTTTCGTAAAGCCCCTTTGCAATAAATGTCTCAGCGAGAATCTCCCATGACTCCTTCGAGGTTGCGTCATTCCGTATTGCCTGCTCTGCATACTGAAGTGCGTGATCCAGTTTGCCGAGTTGCAGGTACGACCGTGAAATGGCACTAAGCACCAGAGCCGATGAGTCGGCATGTAGCGCATCCTGGAATTCGAGAATGGCATCTGCATGACGCCCGCTGATCTGATACGCCATCCCCTTGGCAAAGGCTGGGTTTTGTCGCGGGCTGGAATCACGGCTAATGGTACGGTCCTGTGCTACCAGACCTGACGCCTGTATGCATAACAAAAAGACCACACCATAACGTAAGCGTTGCATCGGAACTCAAAACGATCTATGAACAAAAATCATTCAATGCCCGGTAAAAAAAAAGGTCGCCCGTGCGACCTCTTTATGCTGTGCATGCTCGATTACTTAGCCAGCTTCTTCTTTAAGGCTGTATATCCAACCTTGTCAATAGTTTTGAGTGTGCTGGCAGTAATCTTTACTGTTACCCAGCGACCTTCTTCAGGTACCCAAATACGTTTCTTTTGAAGATTCGGCAGAAATCGGCGACGCGTTCTGTTGTTAGCGTGTGATACGTTGTTACCAGTTAGTACGCCAACGCCTGTTATTTCACAGCGGCGAGCCATATTCACCACTCCAGGGGTATTAATTAAACAAGAACTACTAAATTAACGAGTTTACACCAATTAAGCAACATCAGTGCCAAGATTTTTGCAGGTACCTGCCTTGCCAGCCCGAACAGGATGAGGGGGCTTTGGCATACAACCGTAAATTTGCTGTTTCGTAAAAGGCACCAGGGTCGGGGATTGACTGTGTCTGGAAATCATCCCGACAGTAAATCCATAGTATTCTAATTAGTTGCGTATAATGTCGATACCAGAGAACCCAAAAACACACATTGTAATCCGTGGTGCCAGAGTTAACAATTTACAGAATTTGGATATCAGTATCCCGCGAAATTCGCTGACGGTAATTTCCGGTTTGAGCGGATCCGGTAAATCATCACTTGCATTCGACACGTTATATGCCGAAGGGCAGCGCCGGTTTGTTGAAAGTCTGAGTGCCTATGCCAGGCAATTTTTGGATCGTATGAATAAACCCGATGTTGATTCGATTTCAGGTTTACCACCGGCAGTGGCGATAGAGCAACGTGTGTTTGCGCGTAATCCGCGCTCCACCGTAGGCACCACCACAGAGATCTATGATTATTTGAGGTTGCTGTACGGACGTATCGGTACCGTAGTTGATAAAGATACTGGTGAGATTATTCGGAAGGATACTCCCGAAAGTGTCTGTGCTTGTCTGGTTCAGGATCACCTGGGAAAGAAACTCTACATCCTGGTCCCGGTAACCACCATCAGCCTGGGCTCAGCTAAGCAGAAAGAGCACCTTGTAGCCGGTGGATACACGAGAATTGTATTTGGCGAAACTGCCGAGATAGCAGATATTGAGGAATGGGACGAAGATCACAATTCAGAAGAGACTGTTTATCTGCTCATTGACCGCTTGATTCTGGGTAACGACAGCGATTCCATCTCCCGGGTAACGGAATCAATGGAAACAGCATTCCGTTTGGGGAATGGCAAATGCATGGTAAGGGTTCTTACTGCTGACGGTGATCATACACAAATTGTGGATCATTTTTACTCGACCCGTTTTGAAAATGCGAAGACAGGCACTGTGTATGTTGAACCGGAACCGAGACTGTTTTCATTCAATAATCCGTATGGAGCGTGTCCGGTATGTCAGGGGTTCGGACGTAGTGTTGGAATCGACGAGAACCTTGTGTTTCCAGACAAACAGCTCACCATTCGGCGTGGTGCAATTCTGCCGTTCAGAGGTGATGCATTTGGTGTTCACTTGCGAACTCTTCTCTCGGTTGCTGCACGGGAAGGCATACCGGTAAACGTACCGGTGAATGAACTTACTCCTGAGCAATACAGTAAGGTCATGGACGGTGCAGGTTCCTATATCGGTGTTCTCGGCTTTTTTAAAATGCTCGAAGAAAAGTCGTACAAAACCCATTACAGAGTCATGTTGAGTCGTTTTCGCGGCTACACAAAATGCAGGGCTTGTGGCGGATCACGGCTGCGGACGGCAGCCAGGCAGGTTTTTATTGGCGGGCTAAGCATCCCTGATGTTGTGAAGCTCACTCTAGAGGAGGCACGTAAGCATTTCGATGGTTTAGCCATCACACCGTACCAGAGAGAAATTGTTGGTCTTGTTCTGGAAGAGCTCCAGCGTCGGCTTAAACTACTTTGTGATATTGGACTTGAATATCTAACACTTGACAGGCTAACACATACTCTTTCGGGAGGCGAAAGCCAGCGAATCAATTTGGCAACATCGCTTGGGTCTTCGCTTGTTGGTACACTGTATGTTCTTGATGAACCAAGTATCGGCTTGCATCAGCGCGATACAGCTAAACTCGTTTCGATATTAAATCGGATGCGAGATCTTGGCAATACGGTCGTAGTCGTAGAGCATGATCCTGACATCATTCGCTCTGCAGACCATATCATTGATATCGGACCAGGCGCAGGCGAACATGGAGGCAAGGTTGTTTTTCAGGGCAGCTACGCGCAGCTATTGAACTCTGACACGTTAACGTCCGACTACCTCACGGGCAAGAAAACAACACGTGCAAAACGATCGGTCCGAAAAGGGAGCGGTAAAAAAATTATCGTACGCCAGCCGAGGCATAACAACCTGAAAGCTGATCTGATTGAGTTGCCCCTCGGTAAATTGACTGTTGTTACCGGCGTAAGCGGCTCGGGGAAGAGCTCGCTGGTAAATAACGTAATTTACAATGGAATCTGTCGTGTTTTTGGTGGAACAACAGGGGAGGTTGGTAAGGTATCTGGTATTGAAGGTCTGGCTGAAATTGCAGGCATCGAAATGGTTGACCAGAGTCCGATCGGCAGAAGCTCTCGCAGCACACCCGCAACATATACAAAGGTATTCGATCATATCAGGGAAACATTTGCAGCTACTCAGATTTCGCGGCAATTAGGCTGGCGAGCGGGGCACTTTTCGTTTAACGTAGCCGGTGGACGATGCGAGGTGTGTCAGGGTGAGGGGAGAGTGACGATCGAGATGCAGTTTTTACCCGACATTGAGCTGCCGTGCGAAGCTTGTAATGGTACGCGGTATAAGAAAGAAGTCCTCCAGGTTCTTTACAGGGGAAAATCAATCATCGATGTTCTAAACATGACGGTGAACGAAGCACTTCAACATTTTTCAGACGTCCCCAAGGTAGTTCATCGCCTTACCATTCTTCGTGATGTCGGGCTTGGCTATATCAAACTGGGACAGCCGGCTACACATCTCTCCGGTGGAGAGGCACAACGGTTAAAACTGGCTTCGTTTCTTGATGTATCGCACAGCGGACATACCTTATTTGTTTTTGATGAACCCACCACGGGCTTGCATCTTCACGATATCTCGTTTTTGCTTTCGGCATTTGATGCCCTGGTAGATTCAGGAAATACCGTCGTTATTGTTGAACATAACCTACATGTGATTGCCGCTGCAGACCATATTATTGATCTTGGTCCGGAAGGCGGGGTTCACGGCGGCAGAGTAGTTGCAACCGGGACTCCAAAACAAGTTGCTAAGGTTACGGGCTCATATACTGGACAGGCTTTACGTGCGTACTATTCTGCTTCCACAGTCCAGAGCGCGGTATGAGGCGCTTCATCCATGCAATCATAGCCGTTATCGTTGTTGTAGCAGCCTCAGTCTATGTTTTTCGCTCAGTAAATATCCACCAGCTCATTGAACTTGTAGTACAAAGCAACGGTTATCTTTTGGCAGCCACCATTCCGGTAACCCTGTATTCACACCTTGTACGCGCACTCCGGTGGCGCAGACTTCTGAGCCACAACCCCAAGAGTATTCCGTTACATGATGCCTTTGGAGCCGTCATGATTGGTTATGCAGCCAACACCGTGATCCCGCGAAGCGGTGAACTTGCACGCCCGCTCTACCTTTCAAAACACACAGGCATTCCCGCCACCGCCTCGGTAAGCAGCGTTGCCCTGGAGCGGATACTTGACGTAGTATTTCTGCTCCTTGGAGTGACTATTGCGTCGGTATGGTTTTTCCCGTCGCTTCACGGGGCTCTTTCGCAGTTCAGCCTGGTCTCATTTACGGGTACAGTAGTAATCCCGGCAGCAATTGTGCTGATTCTCATTACTTCTGTAGCATTCACGAGCACCGTTCCATCCTGTATTCTTAAAATATCGTACAGAATTCATAAACGCTTTGCCGTACAAGTACGCCGATGGTTACAGGGAATTGCCGATGGCGTTAGTGTCTTGAACAGACAACGCGCATGGCCGGCTGTATTACTTGAATCACTGTGGATGTGGCTGATTTATCCTATTCCGCTGCTTCTTGTTCTCTGGTCACTTAATTTACCGGTACCGTCCGTAGGCTATCCCGATGCTTTCATCATTCTGGTTATCATCACGATTGGGATTACAGTTGCGCCTACCCCCGGTGCTATTGGTGTGTACCATGGTTTTGCGCAGTCAGCCTTGGTTACCCTCTATGGCGTTACCCCGGCTCACGGGTTAAGTTTTGCAGTTATTGCCTGGATGATGAATTACGGCGTTTCATTAATTGTTGGTGGAATTTGGTTCCTTTCAGATAAATTGTGGCTTAAATCTAAACCACTGTAAACTCTACGTGGTATTGTTCACAAATTGCTGTTGCTCATGTCAGTTACAACCGACGTAATAGTTATCGGAGCCGGCCCATGTGGTCTGTTTGCTGTATTCGAAGCAGGATTGCTTAAGTGGCAGTGCCATGTGTTTGATTATTTACCGGTTCCGGGCGGACAGTGCGCAGAGATCTATCCCAAGAAACCCATCTATGACATACCCGGACACCCTGAAATTTTAGCAGGCGACCTGATTGATAAACTTTTACAGCAATGCGTGCCCTTTAAACCAACATTTACACTGGGCGAACGCGTTGATGAACTTGAAAAACTTGAGTCAGGTTTATTCAGGGTTCGAACTTCGCTGGGTACCGAAGCAATAGGGAAGACTGTTATTCTGGCAGGGGGCTTGGGTTGCTTTGAACCCCGAAAACCTCAACTGGACCGGCTTGCTTTTTTTGAAGGACAAGGGGTTGAATACATTATTAAAGATCCGGATATTTACGCGGGCAAACATGTACTGATTGCAGGCGGGGGAGATTCGGCTGTTGATTGGGCGCATGCCTTAGCAAACTCTTCCGCATCCGTTACTCTTGTCCATCGTAGTCAGTCATTCCGCGCTGCTCCCGACAGTGTTGAGAAAGTCCTCGCCCTGGCTGAAGCCGGTAAATTGTCAATTATTACTAATGCGAATATTACATCACTCATTGGAGCAGACAGACTTTCGGGAGTAATGGTAACCGATAATAATGGTACATCAACACAGTACAATGTTGACCATTTCATCCCGCTATTTGGCTTGAGCCCGAAGCTCGGGCCCATAGCCGAATGGGGACTTGCAATTGATAAAAATGCTGTCAGTGTGGATCCAACAACGTTCCAGACATCCGTCGAGGGCATTTATGCCATCGGAGATATTGCGGAATATCAGAATAAAATCAGACTGATACTATGCGGATTTCATGAAGCAACGATGGCTCTGAATGTTGAGTACCAGCGTCAGCATCCCGACAAGAAACATATCGTAAAGCACACCTCTGTTACCGGTATAACCGGTCTTGCTTAAACTGCCTTATGCAAAAAGTACTTAGTGTCGGTGCGATGGTATGGTCACTTCAGTTTCGGTCTTCTTAGCAATGCGCTGTATGGCAGCATACACTGTCAGCAGGATTGCCGTAGAAATCCAAGTACTTACTACACCGTTCAGCAGAAAATTCCCGCCATTGGGATAAAACTGAAGTCCCGCTGCCAGCGCCATTCCCAACCCATCAACCGTCGATGGGTACAGTGTGCTGTCCATCCAGACTGCCGTATTTGTTATCAGATAAAACGCTAAAGCAGATACCGTTCCACCAAGGAACGTGGTTTTAACAACAGACGCGTTGGTAAACAAGCGCCCATAAGCCGCCACCAACACAATAGAACCGTACACAACAAACTGCGTTGAATGAAACAAGTATTCAGTACCAAACATAGCACCCAGGACAAGATCACTGATCACCATGGCCGCAATCGGTATTAGCATTGACCAGAATCGATTTGATATTGCCACGCCCGCAAATAAAGCCATACCAAGTATTGGCGTAAAGTTGGGCCAATGTGGTATTAACCGACCAAATGCGGCAATCAGAATAAGTGTCGCGACTGAGTAAAATAACTTCATATTCATGATCTCACCTGTATGTTAAATCGTTATGGAAATCACAGCACCATTCTGCAATTTCCGTAATTAAAGGATAGGGTAACACAGTGAAAAAACCCACAGTAGCTTTCAATCCGCTTACTTTACATAATGCTGATTATATTTCAACAGATGCTGCCGCCAAGGCTTCGGTAACCTTTAGAGCTGCTTCCTGTAATGTGTCGGCCACAAGGAAGTTCAGGCCGGAGTTCTTAAGAATGAGTCGGGCTTCTGCAGCATTCGTACCATCAAGGCGAACAATTACTGGAACAGTAACCTTAACAATCTCAAGGGCCTGCAAAATTCCGTTGGCAACGCGGTCGCAACGAACGATGCCTCCAAATATGTTTATGAGAACGGCTTCAACATTGGGGTCGCTCATCATAATCTGAAATGCATTTGCAATTCGTTCTACATTTGCTCCGCCACCAACATCAAGGAAGTT
This is a stretch of genomic DNA from Ignavibacteria bacterium. It encodes these proteins:
- a CDS encoding tetratricopeptide repeat protein, which codes for MQRLRYGVVFLLCIQASGLVAQDRTISRDSSPRQNPAFAKGMAYQISGRHADAILEFQDALHADSSALVLSAISRSYLQLGKLDHALQYAEQAIRNDATSKESWEILAETFIAKGLYEKGVQAYEQILSLHPTERQLFTFGRLLEPTNAKRASEIYELLVRSSPNADIYLRLSKLYKRQGLTQRRISVLEKANQLDRGNPGIISDLIQAYMQAGRFEEAMALAQDGGTTLQEYDGYDRWMCLLRTIYDDSDIVQQMQSELPAVLDKTIALRPNSYNCLLTAGTIALRSNNAQQAEVLLQMAARQSSPYNRFDVILHIGDLCLRMQQPMLASQFLRSNLNETSNPRADMLLGDIRFALHDTVGAITHYTNAVTSNPSLVDAWIQLGILHDLHGDDAQSDAAYRNALALNPRQPVAANNYAFSLVNRGRGLDTAEHLSWTALQAQPGNAAFLDTYAWVMYKSGKMEKAYQYIMLAIQRDGTAMHYEHLGHILNALGNPVGAVEAWETALQMEPQRLYLRRLIDTYR
- the rpmB gene encoding 50S ribosomal protein L28 — encoded protein: MARRCEITGVGVLTGNNVSHANNRTRRRFLPNLQKKRIWVPEEGRWVTVKITASTLKTIDKVGYTALKKKLAK
- the uvrA gene encoding excinuclease ABC subunit UvrA, with product MSIPENPKTHIVIRGARVNNLQNLDISIPRNSLTVISGLSGSGKSSLAFDTLYAEGQRRFVESLSAYARQFLDRMNKPDVDSISGLPPAVAIEQRVFARNPRSTVGTTTEIYDYLRLLYGRIGTVVDKDTGEIIRKDTPESVCACLVQDHLGKKLYILVPVTTISLGSAKQKEHLVAGGYTRIVFGETAEIADIEEWDEDHNSEETVYLLIDRLILGNDSDSISRVTESMETAFRLGNGKCMVRVLTADGDHTQIVDHFYSTRFENAKTGTVYVEPEPRLFSFNNPYGACPVCQGFGRSVGIDENLVFPDKQLTIRRGAILPFRGDAFGVHLRTLLSVAAREGIPVNVPVNELTPEQYSKVMDGAGSYIGVLGFFKMLEEKSYKTHYRVMLSRFRGYTKCRACGGSRLRTAARQVFIGGLSIPDVVKLTLEEARKHFDGLAITPYQREIVGLVLEELQRRLKLLCDIGLEYLTLDRLTHTLSGGESQRINLATSLGSSLVGTLYVLDEPSIGLHQRDTAKLVSILNRMRDLGNTVVVVEHDPDIIRSADHIIDIGPGAGEHGGKVVFQGSYAQLLNSDTLTSDYLTGKKTTRAKRSVRKGSGKKIIVRQPRHNNLKADLIELPLGKLTVVTGVSGSGKSSLVNNVIYNGICRVFGGTTGEVGKVSGIEGLAEIAGIEMVDQSPIGRSSRSTPATYTKVFDHIRETFAATQISRQLGWRAGHFSFNVAGGRCEVCQGEGRVTIEMQFLPDIELPCEACNGTRYKKEVLQVLYRGKSIIDVLNMTVNEALQHFSDVPKVVHRLTILRDVGLGYIKLGQPATHLSGGEAQRLKLASFLDVSHSGHTLFVFDEPTTGLHLHDISFLLSAFDALVDSGNTVVIVEHNLHVIAAADHIIDLGPEGGVHGGRVVATGTPKQVAKVTGSYTGQALRAYYSASTVQSAV
- a CDS encoding flippase-like domain-containing protein, with protein sequence MRRFIHAIIAVIVVVAASVYVFRSVNIHQLIELVVQSNGYLLAATIPVTLYSHLVRALRWRRLLSHNPKSIPLHDAFGAVMIGYAANTVIPRSGELARPLYLSKHTGIPATASVSSVALERILDVVFLLLGVTIASVWFFPSLHGALSQFSLVSFTGTVVIPAAIVLILITSVAFTSTVPSCILKISYRIHKRFAVQVRRWLQGIADGVSVLNRQRAWPAVLLESLWMWLIYPIPLLLVLWSLNLPVPSVGYPDAFIILVIITIGITVAPTPGAIGVYHGFAQSALVTLYGVTPAHGLSFAVIAWMMNYGVSLIVGGIWFLSDKLWLKSKPL
- a CDS encoding NAD(P)/FAD-dependent oxidoreductase, which encodes MSVTTDVIVIGAGPCGLFAVFEAGLLKWQCHVFDYLPVPGGQCAEIYPKKPIYDIPGHPEILAGDLIDKLLQQCVPFKPTFTLGERVDELEKLESGLFRVRTSLGTEAIGKTVILAGGLGCFEPRKPQLDRLAFFEGQGVEYIIKDPDIYAGKHVLIAGGGDSAVDWAHALANSSASVTLVHRSQSFRAAPDSVEKVLALAEAGKLSIITNANITSLIGADRLSGVMVTDNNGTSTQYNVDHFIPLFGLSPKLGPIAEWGLAIDKNAVSVDPTTFQTSVEGIYAIGDIAEYQNKIRLILCGFHEATMALNVEYQRQHPDKKHIVKHTSVTGITGLA